The proteins below are encoded in one region of Juglans microcarpa x Juglans regia isolate MS1-56 chromosome 4D, Jm3101_v1.0, whole genome shotgun sequence:
- the LOC121259750 gene encoding endoribonuclease Dicer homolog 2 isoform X5 has protein sequence MNEFYHRQLRSEISKLPRIFGMTASPIKTKSTGVSEFSFWEKIKELETLMNSKVYTCASESVLAQFIPFSTPKFKVYRHKEIPCSLYAHLTIELQSLKEKHELSLKKSDLVESTTDSMSKNISKVFSALIFCLDELGVWLALKAAQSFSCFDSDLCTEADSIPWGKLDVFGETIVKHFSLDAFHAFSTYIPSGPDWSIGNDVKANMDAGLLTSKVVCLIESLHEYRYLKDIRCIVFVERIVTAIVLHSLLEELLPKYCSWKSKYIAGNNSRLQSQTRKKQNEIVQEFRKGMVNVIVATSILEEGLDVQSCNLVIRFDPSATVCSFIQSRGRARMKHSDYILMVKSEDCATQSRLEKYLASGDIMRNASLRHASLPCSPLQTDLNDEKFYCVESTGATVTLSSSVSLIFFYCSRLPSDCYFKPAPRWDQKTCTLYLPKSCPLQNVVLQGNINAKILKQTACLEACKQLHEIGALTDNLVPDIVVEEADAQESGNEPYIDEQPCYFSPELVGRWPKDSDIMKYHCYLIELKQSFVYDIPVRDIVLVMKNELGSEVGSMHFDLDTDRGSLTVNFKYVGVINLRPDQVLLCRRFQITLLRVLIDHNLNKLKECLDGEFLGDETDYLLLPATGKHQRPLIIDWLCVTSVLFSCENFCEYHLNCYLPKGCARSVQTKDGPVCICLLKNSLVCTPHNGKLYCITGILGLNANSCLTLQDGRIMTYKKYFEEWHGIKLRFDHESLVNGIHIFKVQNYLQRCREQKEKGSSKWSVELPPELCSIVMSPIPVSIFYSFSFVPSILHRLESLLIAVNLKRMLLDHCMQNDVIPVSKVLEAITTKNCQEIFHLESLETLGDSFLKYAVSQQLFKTYKNQHEGVLSVKKEKLISNAALCKFGCDRKLPGFIRNKSFDPKKWIIPGDRSASYALSEELLFNTRKIYIKETRKVKSKHVADVVEALIGALVSTGGETAAIFFMDWLGIKMDFHITPYERHFQVHAEKLLNVRQLENLVNYSFHDHSLLVEALTHGSYMLPEIPRCYQRLEFLGDSVLDYIITKHFYYKYPGLSPALLTDMRSASVNNDCYARSAVKCGLHKHILHASQELHKHIVETVYNFEKLSSESTFGWESDTTFPKVLGDVIESLAGAILVDSRYDMEVVFRSIRPLLEPLVTPETVKPNPSRELNELCQKEHYIMNKPIKSRNNGLTSITIEVEAKGHLLKGTAIDRDKKIAKKVACKKVLESMKRFGFTW, from the exons ATGAAT GAGTTCTATCACCGTCAGCTAAGGTCTGAAATATCCAAACTTCCTAGAATATTTGGAATGACTGCTTCTcccataaaaacaaaaagtac TGGAGTGTCAGAATTCTCTTTTTGGGAAAAGATTAAGGAACTTGAGACCCTGATGAATTCAAAG GTTTATACCTGTGCTAGTGAATCTGTGCTTGCTCAGTTTATACCGTTTTCAACTCCGAAGTTTAAGGTTTATAGGCACAAGGAAATCCCTTGTAGCTTATATGCACATTTAACTATTGAATTGCAGAGTTTGAAAGAAAAG CACGAACTCTCTCTGAAGAAGTCTGATCTTGTAGAATCTACTACAGATTCTATGAGCAAAAATATATCAAAGGTTTTTTCAGCTTTGATATTCTGTTTGGATGAGCTTGGTGTTTGGCTGGCTCTAAAG GCTGCACAGTCCTTTTCATGCTTTGATTCTGACTTGTGCACTGAAGCTGACTCAATTCCATGGGGTAAACTGGATGTGTTTGGTGAGACAATTGTTAAACATTTCAGTTTGGACGCTTTCCATGCATTTTCAACTTACATTCCATCAG GTCCAGACTGGTCTATCGGTAATGATGTTAAAGCTAATATGGACGCAGGGCTTCTAACTTCAAAAGTTGTCTGTCTCATTGAATCGCTTCATGAATACAG ATATCTAAAAGATATCAGATGTATAGTCTTTGTGGAAAGGATCGTTACAGCCATTGTATTACATTCTCTTTTGGAGGAGTTGCTTCCAAAATACTGCAGCTGGAAGTCTAAATACATTGCAGGGAACAACTCTCGGTTGCAATCACAGacaaggaaaaaacaaaatgaaattgtgCAAGAATTTCGTAAAGGCATG GTGAACGTCATTGTTGCAACATCAATTCTTGAAGAGGGTTTAGATGTTCAAAGCTGCAACTTGGTTATTAGATTTGACCCTTCGGCCACTGTTTGTAGTTTCATACAGTCCAGGGGCCGTGCTAGAATGAAACATTCAGATTacattttaatggttaagag CGAGGATTGTGCTACTCAATCTCGACTGGAGAAATATCTTGCTAGTGGAGATATCATGAGAAATGCATCACTACGCCATGCTTCGCTTCCTTGCTCACCTCTTCAAACTGATTTAAatgatgagaaattttattgtgttgaaAGCACTGGAGCGACTGTGACTCTTTCTTCTAGTGTCAGTTTGATATTCTTCTATTGTTCACGGCTCCCTTCTGATTG CTATTTTAAACCAGCTCCCAGGTGGGATCAGAAGACTTGCACTTTATATCTTCCCAAGAGTTGTCCTTTACAAAACGTTGTTTTACAAGGAAACATCAATGCTAAAATTCTGAAGCAAACTGCCTGCCTTGAAGCATGCAAGCAACTTCACGAGATTGGTGCTTTGACTGATAATCTTGTTCCAGATATTGTTGTTGAAGAAGCTGATGCTCAAGAAAGtg GGAATGAACCTTATATTGATGAGCAACCCTGTTACTTCTCACCTGAACTGGTCGGTCGCTGGCCAAAGGATTCTGATATAATGAAGTATCATTGCTACTTGATTGAGTTGAAGCAGAGCTTTGTGTATGACATTCCAGTTCGTGATATTGTCCTTGTCATGAAAAATGAGCTAGGATCTGAGGTTGGAAGCATGCATTTTGACTTGGACACTGACAGGGGTAGTTTGACAGTGAACTTTAAATATGTAGGAGTTATCAATCTTAGACCAGATCAA GTCCTTTTGTGTAGAAGGTTTCAGATAACTCTTTTAAGAGTTCTTATAGATCACAATTTGAACAAGTTAAAAGAATGTTTGGATGGAGAGTTTTTGGGAGATGAGACTGATTATCTTTTGCTCCCAGCCACTGGCAAACATCAGAGACCTCTGATCATTGATTGGCTATGTGTTACTTCTGTGCTCTTTTCATGTGAAAATTTTTGTGAATATCACTTAAATTGTTATTTGCCCAAGGGTTGTGCTCGTAGTGTGCAAACCAAAGATGGTCCTGTATGCATTTGCCTGCTTAAGAATTCTTTGGTCTGCACCCCACACAATGGTAAATTGTATTGCATAACTGGGATTTTGGGATTGAATGCAAACTCATGTCTGACGCTTCAGGATGGCAGAATCATGACCTACAAAAAGTACTTTGAAGAATG GCATGGCATCAAGCTGCGTTTTGATCATGAATCATTGGTTAATGGGATACACATTTTTAAGGTGCAAAATTACCTTCAAAGATGCAGAGAGCAGAAAGAGAAAG GATCGAGTAAGTGGTCGGTTGAATTGCCTCCGGAACTTTGTTCTATAGTTATGTCGCCGATACCTGTCTCTATATTTTATTCGTTCTCATTTGTTCCTTCAATCTTGCACCGGCTTGAGTCTTTGCTTATAGCTGTCAACTTAAAAAGGATGCTTTTGGATCATTGCATGCAAAATGATGTCATTCCAGTCTCCAAG GTGCTGGAAGCAATTACTACAAAGAATTGCCAAGAGATATTCCACTTGGAGTCCTTAGAAACACTTGGAGATTCTTTTCTCAAATATGCTGTCAGTCAACAGCTTTTCAAGACCTATAAAAATCAGCACGAGGGTGTCCTCAGtgtcaagaaagaaaaattaatttcgAATGCAGCTCTTTGCAAGTTTGGATGTGACCGCAAACTTCca GGGTTTATTCGTAACAAGTCCTTCGATCCAAAAAAGTGGATCATTCCTGGTGATAGATCTGCGAGTTATGCATTAAGTGAGGAGTTGCTTtttaatacaagaaaaatctatattaaGGAAACTAGGAAGGTGAAGAGTAAACATGTCGCTGATGTTGTTGAGGCACTAATTGGTGCATTAGTTAGCACAGGTGGTGAAACGGCAGCCATATTTTTTATGGATTGGTTGGGTATAAAGATGGATTTTCACATTACACCATACGAGAGGCACTTCCAAGTTCACGCTGAGAAGCTTCTAAATGTTAGACAGTTGGAGAACCTAGTGAACTACTCATTTCATGATCACTCTTTGTTAGTGGAAGCATTGACCCATGGTTCTTACATGCTTCCTGAGATTCCAAGATGTTATCAG CGACTTGAATTTCTTGGGGACTCCGTGTTGGATTATATCATAACCAAGCATTTCTACTATAAATATCCTGGGCTGTCGCCAGCACTACTAACTGATATGAGATCTGCTTCTGTGAATAATGATTGTTATGCACGATCTGCAGTTAAGTGTGGGCTACATAAACACATCCTCCATGCCTCACAAGAACTCCACAAGCATATAGTTGAAACTGTTTACAACTTCGAGAAGTTATCTTCAGAATCAACTTTTGGATGGGAGTCAGACACAACTTTCCCTAAG GTACTTGGTGATGTTATAGAGTCTCTTGCAGGAGCCATTCTTGTTGATTCAAGATACGATATGGAGGTGGTCTTTCGCAGTATAAGGCCACTTTTGGAGCCTCTGGTTACACCTGAAACAGTGAAGCCCAATCCTTCAAGGGAGTTGAATGAGTTATGCCAAAAAGAGCATTACATTATGAATAAACCCATCAAGTCCCGCAACAATGGTCTTACTTCAATTACAATAGAGGTCGAAGCTAAAGGACACCTACTCAAGGGTACTGCTATAGACAGAGATAAAAAGATTGCAAAAAAAGTAGCTTGTAAAAAAGTTTTGGAGTCCATGAAAAGATTCGGTTTTACATGGTAA
- the LOC121259750 gene encoding endoribonuclease Dicer homolog 2 isoform X6 — translation MNEFYHRQLRSEISKLPRIFGMTASPIKTKSGVSEFSFWEKIKELETLMNSKVYTCASESVLAQFIPFSTPKFKVYRHKEIPCSLYAHLTIELQSLKEKHELSLKKSDLVESTTDSMSKNISKVFSALIFCLDELGVWLALKAAQSFSCFDSDLCTEADSIPWGKLDVFGETIVKHFSLDAFHAFSTYIPSGPDWSIGNDVKANMDAGLLTSKVVCLIESLHEYRYLKDIRCIVFVERIVTAIVLHSLLEELLPKYCSWKSKYIAGNNSRLQSQTRKKQNEIVQEFRKGMVNVIVATSILEEGLDVQSCNLVIRFDPSATVCSFIQSRGRARMKHSDYILMVKSEDCATQSRLEKYLASGDIMRNASLRHASLPCSPLQTDLNDEKFYCVESTGATVTLSSSVSLIFFYCSRLPSDCYFKPAPRWDQKTCTLYLPKSCPLQNVVLQGNINAKILKQTACLEACKQLHEIGALTDNLVPDIVVEEADAQESGNEPYIDEQPCYFSPELVGRWPKDSDIMKYHCYLIELKQSFVYDIPVRDIVLVMKNELGSEVGSMHFDLDTDRGSLTVNFKYVGVINLRPDQVLLCRRFQITLLRVLIDHNLNKLKECLDGEFLGDETDYLLLPATGKHQRPLIIDWLCVTSVLFSCENFCEYHLNCYLPKGCARSVQTKDGPVCICLLKNSLVCTPHNGKLYCITGILGLNANSCLTLQDGRIMTYKKYFEEWHGIKLRFDHESLVNGIHIFKVQNYLQRCREQKEKGSSKWSVELPPELCSIVMSPIPVSIFYSFSFVPSILHRLESLLIAVNLKRMLLDHCMQNDVIPVSKVLEAITTKNCQEIFHLESLETLGDSFLKYAVSQQLFKTYKNQHEGVLSVKKEKLISNAALCKFGCDRKLPGFIRNKSFDPKKWIIPGDRSASYALSEELLFNTRKIYIKETRKVKSKHVADVVEALIGALVSTGGETAAIFFMDWLGIKMDFHITPYERHFQVHAEKLLNVRQLENLVNYSFHDHSLLVEALTHGSYMLPEIPRCYQRLEFLGDSVLDYIITKHFYYKYPGLSPALLTDMRSASVNNDCYARSAVKCGLHKHILHASQELHKHIVETVYNFEKLSSESTFGWESDTTFPKVLGDVIESLAGAILVDSRYDMEVVFRSIRPLLEPLVTPETVKPNPSRELNELCQKEHYIMNKPIKSRNNGLTSITIEVEAKGHLLKGTAIDRDKKIAKKVACKKVLESMKRFGFTW, via the exons ATGAAT GAGTTCTATCACCGTCAGCTAAGGTCTGAAATATCCAAACTTCCTAGAATATTTGGAATGACTGCTTCTcccataaaaacaaaaa GTGGAGTGTCAGAATTCTCTTTTTGGGAAAAGATTAAGGAACTTGAGACCCTGATGAATTCAAAG GTTTATACCTGTGCTAGTGAATCTGTGCTTGCTCAGTTTATACCGTTTTCAACTCCGAAGTTTAAGGTTTATAGGCACAAGGAAATCCCTTGTAGCTTATATGCACATTTAACTATTGAATTGCAGAGTTTGAAAGAAAAG CACGAACTCTCTCTGAAGAAGTCTGATCTTGTAGAATCTACTACAGATTCTATGAGCAAAAATATATCAAAGGTTTTTTCAGCTTTGATATTCTGTTTGGATGAGCTTGGTGTTTGGCTGGCTCTAAAG GCTGCACAGTCCTTTTCATGCTTTGATTCTGACTTGTGCACTGAAGCTGACTCAATTCCATGGGGTAAACTGGATGTGTTTGGTGAGACAATTGTTAAACATTTCAGTTTGGACGCTTTCCATGCATTTTCAACTTACATTCCATCAG GTCCAGACTGGTCTATCGGTAATGATGTTAAAGCTAATATGGACGCAGGGCTTCTAACTTCAAAAGTTGTCTGTCTCATTGAATCGCTTCATGAATACAG ATATCTAAAAGATATCAGATGTATAGTCTTTGTGGAAAGGATCGTTACAGCCATTGTATTACATTCTCTTTTGGAGGAGTTGCTTCCAAAATACTGCAGCTGGAAGTCTAAATACATTGCAGGGAACAACTCTCGGTTGCAATCACAGacaaggaaaaaacaaaatgaaattgtgCAAGAATTTCGTAAAGGCATG GTGAACGTCATTGTTGCAACATCAATTCTTGAAGAGGGTTTAGATGTTCAAAGCTGCAACTTGGTTATTAGATTTGACCCTTCGGCCACTGTTTGTAGTTTCATACAGTCCAGGGGCCGTGCTAGAATGAAACATTCAGATTacattttaatggttaagag CGAGGATTGTGCTACTCAATCTCGACTGGAGAAATATCTTGCTAGTGGAGATATCATGAGAAATGCATCACTACGCCATGCTTCGCTTCCTTGCTCACCTCTTCAAACTGATTTAAatgatgagaaattttattgtgttgaaAGCACTGGAGCGACTGTGACTCTTTCTTCTAGTGTCAGTTTGATATTCTTCTATTGTTCACGGCTCCCTTCTGATTG CTATTTTAAACCAGCTCCCAGGTGGGATCAGAAGACTTGCACTTTATATCTTCCCAAGAGTTGTCCTTTACAAAACGTTGTTTTACAAGGAAACATCAATGCTAAAATTCTGAAGCAAACTGCCTGCCTTGAAGCATGCAAGCAACTTCACGAGATTGGTGCTTTGACTGATAATCTTGTTCCAGATATTGTTGTTGAAGAAGCTGATGCTCAAGAAAGtg GGAATGAACCTTATATTGATGAGCAACCCTGTTACTTCTCACCTGAACTGGTCGGTCGCTGGCCAAAGGATTCTGATATAATGAAGTATCATTGCTACTTGATTGAGTTGAAGCAGAGCTTTGTGTATGACATTCCAGTTCGTGATATTGTCCTTGTCATGAAAAATGAGCTAGGATCTGAGGTTGGAAGCATGCATTTTGACTTGGACACTGACAGGGGTAGTTTGACAGTGAACTTTAAATATGTAGGAGTTATCAATCTTAGACCAGATCAA GTCCTTTTGTGTAGAAGGTTTCAGATAACTCTTTTAAGAGTTCTTATAGATCACAATTTGAACAAGTTAAAAGAATGTTTGGATGGAGAGTTTTTGGGAGATGAGACTGATTATCTTTTGCTCCCAGCCACTGGCAAACATCAGAGACCTCTGATCATTGATTGGCTATGTGTTACTTCTGTGCTCTTTTCATGTGAAAATTTTTGTGAATATCACTTAAATTGTTATTTGCCCAAGGGTTGTGCTCGTAGTGTGCAAACCAAAGATGGTCCTGTATGCATTTGCCTGCTTAAGAATTCTTTGGTCTGCACCCCACACAATGGTAAATTGTATTGCATAACTGGGATTTTGGGATTGAATGCAAACTCATGTCTGACGCTTCAGGATGGCAGAATCATGACCTACAAAAAGTACTTTGAAGAATG GCATGGCATCAAGCTGCGTTTTGATCATGAATCATTGGTTAATGGGATACACATTTTTAAGGTGCAAAATTACCTTCAAAGATGCAGAGAGCAGAAAGAGAAAG GATCGAGTAAGTGGTCGGTTGAATTGCCTCCGGAACTTTGTTCTATAGTTATGTCGCCGATACCTGTCTCTATATTTTATTCGTTCTCATTTGTTCCTTCAATCTTGCACCGGCTTGAGTCTTTGCTTATAGCTGTCAACTTAAAAAGGATGCTTTTGGATCATTGCATGCAAAATGATGTCATTCCAGTCTCCAAG GTGCTGGAAGCAATTACTACAAAGAATTGCCAAGAGATATTCCACTTGGAGTCCTTAGAAACACTTGGAGATTCTTTTCTCAAATATGCTGTCAGTCAACAGCTTTTCAAGACCTATAAAAATCAGCACGAGGGTGTCCTCAGtgtcaagaaagaaaaattaatttcgAATGCAGCTCTTTGCAAGTTTGGATGTGACCGCAAACTTCca GGGTTTATTCGTAACAAGTCCTTCGATCCAAAAAAGTGGATCATTCCTGGTGATAGATCTGCGAGTTATGCATTAAGTGAGGAGTTGCTTtttaatacaagaaaaatctatattaaGGAAACTAGGAAGGTGAAGAGTAAACATGTCGCTGATGTTGTTGAGGCACTAATTGGTGCATTAGTTAGCACAGGTGGTGAAACGGCAGCCATATTTTTTATGGATTGGTTGGGTATAAAGATGGATTTTCACATTACACCATACGAGAGGCACTTCCAAGTTCACGCTGAGAAGCTTCTAAATGTTAGACAGTTGGAGAACCTAGTGAACTACTCATTTCATGATCACTCTTTGTTAGTGGAAGCATTGACCCATGGTTCTTACATGCTTCCTGAGATTCCAAGATGTTATCAG CGACTTGAATTTCTTGGGGACTCCGTGTTGGATTATATCATAACCAAGCATTTCTACTATAAATATCCTGGGCTGTCGCCAGCACTACTAACTGATATGAGATCTGCTTCTGTGAATAATGATTGTTATGCACGATCTGCAGTTAAGTGTGGGCTACATAAACACATCCTCCATGCCTCACAAGAACTCCACAAGCATATAGTTGAAACTGTTTACAACTTCGAGAAGTTATCTTCAGAATCAACTTTTGGATGGGAGTCAGACACAACTTTCCCTAAG GTACTTGGTGATGTTATAGAGTCTCTTGCAGGAGCCATTCTTGTTGATTCAAGATACGATATGGAGGTGGTCTTTCGCAGTATAAGGCCACTTTTGGAGCCTCTGGTTACACCTGAAACAGTGAAGCCCAATCCTTCAAGGGAGTTGAATGAGTTATGCCAAAAAGAGCATTACATTATGAATAAACCCATCAAGTCCCGCAACAATGGTCTTACTTCAATTACAATAGAGGTCGAAGCTAAAGGACACCTACTCAAGGGTACTGCTATAGACAGAGATAAAAAGATTGCAAAAAAAGTAGCTTGTAAAAAAGTTTTGGAGTCCATGAAAAGATTCGGTTTTACATGGTAA